The following is a genomic window from Solanum lycopersicum chromosome 6, SLM_r2.1.
GTTCCACCTACTCTTGCATCTGAAACAAGGTAAATGGTAAAATATGATATTGTAgatttgaagaaatttttttgttattgtagtCTCTACATGTTTAAGAACTTTGTTACATTCTTTTTTTCCcaatattttgattgaatttgCCTGTTAATATGCATTTTGCATTTTCATGTTGCCTTTGATTAAAACTCTGTTTTGGCTGCCAACCACTCTACACACTTATAATTCTATATCTATTTAGTACCTGGTGTAGGTATGTACTTaatggtaagaaaaatatgcacGAGGCAGACGCGAAATCCAGGGGAAATAGGAGATCATAAATGCTTAAAGAATTAGCAAATTATAATGGTTGTTACTATCAAAGACACCAATTTGTCAAGATCTACAGGGTTCTTGGACATGTCACATTCTAAGTAAAAACTATACCTTTAATGTAAAAGAAACTTTGTATTTCTCTTTGGACATGAACCTTTTTCTCACATGGAAAGTTTTGGACCATATCATAATGTTCTGATATTACAATTCAATTTGAAGGATCAAAATGTATGGTGTATTCAACATGTTGGAATACCAGTGTTTATCATGTAGAACTGAGTGTTAAACACGCATGAAAATTGACTTTTTAGTGAAAAGTGCTAGTTAAGTTCAGTCAAGTGTAAACCATTCATTTTGCCTTTAGACTCATTTAGGATTCTTAAGAAGCAAATACTGTTGTCTGTGTTGCAGTAGAAATGATTCCTTTATGAAGTAAACATCGTCGAGTTATATGCAAGAGAACTTAATAACAGAAACTTAATATTTACTATTATAGTAAGCTAAAGTACTGGGAAGAAAACTTGTTACATTGTTTTCTCAATCGAATTTTCTGGAAAAGCATATGCATTCAAGGAAATTCCTTGTAATCTCAGGCTGCCTTAGATTACAACTCTGTTTTGGCTGCTGCACTTGGCTAACCACTTTAACCTCTCAGAACTCTGGTGCATTTTTTTGAACATATTCTCCTATATCTTGTCCATTCTTTACTAGCCTGAAATGGACAAATAATAGCATTATAGCATGCTTGAACTTTGATAATTTCATGTTGTGGTGGAGAACTATGTTTACCTCGTGGAACGCGGTGGCCTGTTTCCAATAATAAGGCTTGTAATGTTGACAACAGGTATAAGGTCAAGTAATGCTTTAGCTGGTGAATTGCTTTCCACAAGCATAGTATCAACTGGTACCTAGCAgccaaagtaaaatcaagaactGTCCTGTAACAATGTTTTCGAATATTGGATGTGAAGATTCTGATTGATATAGACTTGAACCTACTTTGGCATCGTTGCATAGGCGAATGTATTTCACCAAGAGACTCTTCCTCCTATTATTCTCTTCATTGATGTAGACTTGCACTTGCTCTTTGCTCAATTGGCTTCTTGATAAGTTCCCAACTATCATACAAAATTCAACTTAGCTGTCAAATTTTCCTCagtttctatataaaaaaatagctTGGTGCTCAAAGCATCTCGCGTTTCACGCAGGAGCAAGGTAAACATCGCGCCCATAGGGGTGTGTAATGTAAGCAATCTATCCTAATGCAAGTATCGGTGCAAGGCATCCTGCATTCATGTAAGGTACGTGGAAGGGCTTCACCCTGAGGGGGTTTAATATAAGCACCCTGCCCTGATGCACTTGTTAGTGGCTGATTATCCACGTCATGAACCTATAATCTATATGTCACAAGTTCGAGTCAATTTTACCAGTGATCCAAGCAGTCGTGTAGCCACATTGGACACCCTTCGTCGGAATATTATATcgtatatacaagtaaaatgacACAACAATATGATGTAGCCTAGTGGTTTCAGGCACCTTGAAATAGTAaagatacaaaaaattaaagtgtttGTGTGTTTAGATTTCACTActagcaaaaaaaaattcactttttaaGAAGAGCAGATTCACTTTAGCATTTCGACACCCTTCGTGAAAATCCTGGATCGAAGGCTCCACATCCCTTTGTTCCTAGAAAGTATTCACCTATTAACTAACTTTTATCTGACTTAAGACAagatatatgatgaaaaatccTAGGATTCTTGTCACTATTGAGATAGCAGCAGCAACAAGAAAATTGAACCATTATATTCAATATACTCTTGAATTTCCTGATTATTGAATGAATCGCTGACGTGATATATCGAATATAGAGATATGTATGTACAAGAACAATAGTTACCTGGTGTTGGAATGTACTTGATAGTAGGAAAAATATGCACGAGGCAGACGCGAAATCCAGGGGAAACAGCATGATCAAGTGCCCATTGAACAACATACAAGTCATTTTTTCCAACAACTACATAAACATCATTAGTTTCTGCATCTTTTATTGTACTACTCTTGCTATCTTCTCCAATCTCTTCGATTTCCCTAGACATCTCTTTCGACAAATCTTGAATATAGCCGATAACAACGATGCTAGTTGTGGTGCTCAATTCTGGTCCCTCATTTGATGGTGGTTTCTAGCGAAGACACCaacaatgtaatttttttgtcaaGTTGTGGAGTGTTTCTTGGATATGTCACAGTCTATGTAACAACTGTTCCTTTGATgtaaaaagaaactttttttaaTGCTTATAGAAAAGAATGATGGTGGTTGCTAACAAAGACaccaataaaatgaaaaaaaaaaggagagttttatgtgaatttttttttcatgtctaaCATCTGTAGCCTGTAGGGTTCTTGGACATGCCATATTCTAAGTAAAAATTGTTCCTTTTTTATgtaaaagaaacattttttttttcacatggGCAAGTTTTATTGGACCATATCACAATTTTATGATAGTGCAAGTCAATTTCTAATGCtttgatttttctctttttcctttacTTGTGATCTGTTTTTTCCAGAATTGTCTCTTTCCATGCTTAAAGGATCAAAATGTTATAGTCTATGCAACAAATCTAACTATTATTATAACCATACAACATTAAAGTATCCGATTGAGTCAGACATTTTATTAAGGAGTGTTAAAATGTAAGTATGTAAACATATCCTaacaaaaaagatcaaaatgtaTAGTCTATGCAACACATCTAACTATTACTATGACAATAAAAGATTAAAGTATGTGATAGAGTCAGATATTTTATTAAGGAGTCTTAAAACGTAAGTATGACATAcctgaagaaaaaagaaaaaagaagatccGATGAAGTCAGACATTTTATTAAGGAATGTTAAAATGTAAGTATGTAAACATACCCcaacaaaaaagaacaaaatgtatAGTCTATGCAACACATCTAACCATTACTATAACAACAAAAGATTAAAGTATCATACCCCaacaaaaaagatcaaaatgtgTAGTCTATGCGCgaagacaaaagaaaaagaagggagTCTGTCAGACAGCCATGAGACCATCTTAGTATGCCCgatgacaaaagaaaaagaagggagTGTGTCAGACAGCCATGAGACCATCTTAGTATGCccgaagaaaaaagaaaaaaaaggaagtcTGTCAGACAGCCATGAGACCATCTTAGTATGCccgaagaaaaaagaaaaagaagagagtctGTCAGACAGCCATGAGACCATCTTAGACCCGAGATCTCCGGTCTAAGAACGATCATCTACTGCATCCACAGCTCGAGGAGCTATGGAAGGCTGTTAATCACGCTCTAGTCACCATTACTATAACAACAAAAGATTAAAGTATCATACCCCaacaaaaaagatcaaaatgtgTAGTCTATGCGCgaagacaaaagaaaaagaagggagTCTGTCAGACAGCCATGAGACCATCTTAGTATGCCcgaagataaaagaaaaagaagggagTGTGTCAGACAGCCATGAGACCATCTTAGTATGCccgaagaaaaaagaaaaagaagagagtctGTCAGACAGCCATGAGACCATCTTAGACCCGAGATCTCAGGTCTAAGAACGATCATCTACTGCATCCACAGCTCGAGGAGCTATGGAAGGCTGTTAATCACGCTCTAGTCACCATTACTATAACAACAAAAGATTAAAGTATCATACCCCaacaaaaaagatcaaaatgtgTAGTCTATGCGCgaagacaaaagaaaaagaagggagTCTGTCAGACAGCCATGAGACCATCTTAGTATGCCcgaagataaaagaaaaagaagggagTGTGTCAGACAGCCATGAGACCATCTTAGTATGCccgaagaaaaaaaaaaaaagtctgtCAGACAGCCATGAGACCATCTTAGACCCGAGATCTCAGGTCTAAGAACGATCATCTACTGCATCCACAGCTCGAGGAGCTATGGAAGGCTGTTAATCACGCTCTAGTCACCATTACTATAACAACAAAAGATTAAAGTATCATACCCCaacaaaaaagatcaaaatgtgTAGTCTATGCGCgaagacaaaagaaaaagaagggagTGTGTCAGACAGCCATGAGACCATCTTAGTATGCCCgaagacaaaagaaaaagaagggagTGTGTCAGACAGCCATGAGACCATCT
Proteins encoded in this region:
- the LOC101267533 gene encoding U-box domain-containing protein 52 produces the protein MSREIEEIGEDSKSSTIKDAETNDVYVVVGKNDLYVVQWALDHAVSPGFRVCLVHIFPTIKYIPTPVGNLSRSQLSKEQVQVYINEENNRRKSLLVKYIRLCNDAKVPVDTMLVESNSPAKALLDLIPVVNITSLIIGNRPPRSTRLVKNGQDIGEYVQKNAPEF